CCGGTccggggctggggctggggctggggccggggccggggccggggccgggactggggccggggccggggccggggtcgggactggggccggggccggggccgggggagAGGAGGGCGCCCCCGGCCCCCGACTCGCGCCTACCTGCCGCCTTCGCCCGCACGGCTCTGAGCGAGGAGCAGCCCCGGGGCCCGGCGGCTTCCCCGGCGGCCCCGCGGCAGGCGGGGAGCGGGAGAAGCGGGCTCGGGCTTCCCGTCCATCCTGCGGGGCCCCTGCGGTCCGCCGGCTCCGCTTCCGACGCGATCGGTTCCCCCGCGGCCGCAGCAACAGGCACCCGTCTGGGAAGCGGCGGCGGCCGCCGGGCGGGGGCCCTGGGGAGGCggaggaaaggggggggaggaggaggaggcagaggggagggggaggggggaggagggagaggaggaagaggaggaagaggggagggggaggagggagaggaggaggagggagaggggagggggagaggggaggagggagaggggagggggaggagggagaggaggagggggagaggggaggagggggaggaggaagggggagggggaggaggggagaggaggaggaggagggagagggagaggggaggagggagaggggaggagggagggggaggggaggggaggagggagaggggagggggagaggaggagggagaggggaggagggagaggggagggggaggagggagaggggagggggaggagggagaggggaggggagaggggagggggaacgGAGGGGGAGGGGCGCGGGAGGAGAGCTGCCTGCTCGCGTTTCCCCTGTGTAAGCCGAGAGCCCGGGGCGGCGGCGGCAGAGATGCCCGGGGCGGCCCGGGCCGCCCGACCTTGTGACTTGGTCCGCGGCGGCAGGACGGCTCCCGGCCCGTCACACGCAGGAAGCAGCTGCTGCAGTGCGGGTCTGGCGCCCCGGCCTCGGCCTCCCTCGCGGCCCGCCCGCCCGTCCTGGGACACGCGGCCCCGGCTCACTCCGCCGCCGGCCTAGGGGCGCCCGGGGCAGGTGGGGGCGCACGGGGGAGGGCACCGAGGGACCCCGCGCCCGTCTCATCGCCCTCCTCTTCCCTACGGCAGCTGCCCCGGCAGGATTAGAATCAGGGCCGGGCGGGGTGGGAgagtagagagggagagaatcagagacagacagagacagacagaaagatagagacagacagagacagagagacagaaagagacagagagagagagagaaaaacagagactgtgatgtatgtgtgtgtgtgtgtgtgtgtgtggtctgaTTACCATCTATTTATAGAAGGCCGGACAATAGGGGGGCACAGTCAGGAAGGCCGGGTCTGCACCCTCTTCCCTTCTCAGCAGTTGGCATGACCATCACGCTGTGGTCTACCTCTGACCTCTTCTTCCCGTTCCCAATCCACTGTCTCCTTTCCTGTACCATTCTGGCTTTTCTGTGAAACTCTCCCTTTCCTTACCCCACCCTGGACAACGTACTGGAGAATTAGGTAAGGGTCCAAAGTACCTTCTTCAAACGCCTCTCCTTATCACCTTAGAGTCGGGTGAAGGAccaaagagaaagataaagtgccccccccacacacacactcaaaactcacatatacacacacacacatgaacacaaAATGTTCCTGCAGCCCTGAAACAGGCAGAAAACCTCTATCCAAAGAAGCCACTACAATGTCCAAAATGATCTTCAGAAAACCCCAAAGCTGCGCTATATTCCCTTGGTTGCTAAGTAAAGTGATTGACCTACATGGTCTGACCTATGCTTATTTCACAAATTCatagcatgatttttttcagcTCTGAACAAAAAACAACATACAGGTgttattggtggtggtggtggtggtagtggtgatggtggcTTTATCAGCTTCATGACACATAACCAGCAACACATAACCAAGCGTAGAAGTGGATCTGTAagtggaagttagtgtggaagttTGCTTTCTACAATGTAGATCAAGCCTGCCCCTCCTGTGGGACTCTTGTCCAAGGCTATCCACAGATTATCTGCCAGTGATCCATTTAACATTCTCATTTTGGTGGAACACAAGGGTGGCCAGATGGTTATCTCTTGCTCTGGACCTGTGAATCGCCcatcttctttttccctcttaCATTTCTTTGAGAACCATCTTTTTACTTTGTGGCAACTTGTTACATGTTGTAGCTTGCTTATACAAgctgtgtgtttatatatatatatatatatatatatatatatatatatatatatatatatatatatatctccattgCCCTCTGAGTGATACTCATTTTTTAAACCTCCAGATTATATATATACTGTTCCAATGCTCATGGTCACCCAATAGTACAAGTagaatattgatattttaaaaataaacttttgtttcTAGAAATTTGGTGTTATTAAAGGAACTTTGTGGTTTCCAGAAGGTAATCTAACCAGCTCTTTTTTCTCCTGTTTAAAAGTCTGAACTCAACTCACTGTCCATTTACGGTATCATTCTGATTGTGTGCCATAATCAGAATAATGGCCATTCCCTATTTGGCTTTTCCTTTGTGGATAAATAGGCCAGATTCTTTGAAGTGGCTAAGGATCTTATCCAGAAGGTTGCAATATTTATGAAACCCAATAACAATTAGCACTGCAATTAATAgttaatagaaattattttgaaaagtactggtatgaaaaataaaaagtatataaaaggATGGCtaattcttttaagaaatttgTGGTTTAGGTAGGGgtaagataaatatatatgaatatatcagGTAAGTAAGTATAAAAGCTATAGAAATTCAGGATATGGTCACCAGGAAAAATTTTGTCAAAGATATGCACTGAGTATAGAAGGAGAGGCAGGATATTCTAACTGAACAACAGGTCAAGCAAAGGTACAGAATTGGAAAAGCACCGATTTGTTGAAGAGATAGTAAGTTCAATTCCTCATATTGGTCCATTAAGAACAGATACTATTGAAGGCCAGAAAGAAGCACAGACATGCAGGGCAGTTTTGAAAGCTATAGGTTGAACTTATTCTTAAAAACTAAAGTCAGTCATACAATAGAGATCTGTAGTatcatttacaatttttctttttctcttctacagTGTATGtgaaaatgctcattttatttattaaatattattataaattatatatatttgcaaattatacatattatttaattcagaatatttttttaaagaaaaagataaacagaacatgtctctatttgcctcatttgATGTGTGACTCATCATAGGTATGTTTTCCACTAAAGTCTTTTTATAATGCCTCACTGATGACAGGGTGACTGAATTCTCAAATGCCGTACTAACTGAGCACACATATTTGGAGAGAGTTCAAGTATGGCCTCCAAAATGGACTGGGAACCTATTGTGAAAGACTTGCCTAGCTTTGTTTGGTGATGTTCTTTACCAGTCCTTTGTCAGTTGACATTGACTTTCTTGGTAGCTGTATCACCAGCTCCTGGCACAGGACCTAGTATGtaaaaggtacttaataaatgctgtagGGTAATGAATTGAGAGCGATCtactaaattataaaatgatcttgggcaaatcattgaatttctctgagttaaattttcatttgtaaaaaagtcagtcctttctatctctaatttTATAACCCTGTGATCTACTAActtaaatcatagaaataaccatactagggggcagctagctggcacaggggataaagcaccagccctggagccaagaggacctgtgttcaaatgtgacctcagacccttaataattacctagttgtgtgaccttgggcaagtcacttaaccccattaccttaaattaaaaaaaaagaaccatgcTATCTATTCAGTCAAAGGAAGTGAGTAGACACTGGCATTTGTCTagtatctattttcttttatttatttctgttgtgttttacttttcatttattatcttcatttttttttctttggcacTGGACTGTTATTCAGACAGGAATACATCATGTGGGGATTCCTCGGTTTGACGGGCAACTTTAAAATGTCATGATGCTCTATAACCtgtaccagattgtttgctgccatggggggggcaaggaggagaaagggggggttagaaaaatgtggaactcaaaaacttacaaaaggatgaatgttgaaagctacctttgcatgtaactgggggaaaaaataaaaatatgtcatgatgcaaaatatatttaatactgAAAGTCACTATAAGGTTAAAAGATTATTAATGTCGTCTAAAGTTCACTGTACTTTTAGTCTGCCCTACAAGCACTCCCAGAATCATCCTGAGTTTCTGAAATATCAGACTTGACCAATTGACATCACCTCTTATGGTCCCACTTCCTGGTTACAATGTTAGAGAACTCCTTTCTCCATATAGAGCAAGCCAGCCGTCTCCAAATACTATTCTCACAATAAGAGCATCTAAAACTGAAAATTCTGTAATGTTATTCTATACTTTACCCTTTACAATACCCCTTGGGGTTGTTGAGGGACCCAGTGGGAATGGGAATGAGGTAGGAAAGTAGGATAACAACTGTAAGCCAAAGTCTGGACAAACAGATCAAAGACACTGCTTTGGCAGAACTCAGGGGAAGGGTTCTGACAGCAGGCTGACTTGGAGGGCTTCAGAAGGGTGGAGAGAGCCAGATAACCTGTCTGTAGAAGCTGAATCTGACGGTCCTGGGAAGGAGAGGAACGTGTCCTGTTAAATCTGCTACGTTAAAGTGACCACTGGGGCTCTTAGGATGCTCTGAGCACAGTCATTATTTACAGCCCTATAAACAAAGATGCCAGGGGATTATACATCACTGGGGCAGCAGAGAGAGCATTACTTTGACTTATAGTTAAGAAATGTATTATAAAGTTTTCAGTCTGAAGGTAGgcttaattttccattttaaattcaaaagaaatccTACTACTTTTAACCCAGATATTTGAAATCATCATTTGTGCATTCCATGGCCAAATTTGGAAAACACTGGCCTAATGTGCTCATATTCCAAACTTGATAAATTATTGCTATCATGGAAAAAGGAAGGGGCTTACACTGCTGGGAATCTTCAATACATTGCTACTTGATTCTGAACAGTGTTTCAGttaacagaggaaagaaaatacaagGACCAGCATTTTGAATATCTAGTTAATAAAATGTGTGCTCCATGACAAGAAGAACTAAAGTTAGGGTCAAAGACCACAGAGTATTAACTTTTCtgttatttatatttaacatttctacAAAGCTACTTTTCTGAAATTGCTTTTTGAGAGAGAAAAGGTAGCAAACATAGgagagttaaaaaagaaaatgaaagttacAATACTGAATGTGCTACCTTTCTTTGCAATTTAGAAACAAGAGTTTACTTTTATGGCAAATTAGTtacaatttgtattttaaat
The Macrotis lagotis isolate mMagLag1 chromosome 3, bilby.v1.9.chrom.fasta, whole genome shotgun sequence genome window above contains:
- the EID2 gene encoding EP300-interacting inhibitor of differentiation 2; this translates as MRRARGPSVPSPVRPHLPRAPLGRRRSEPGPRVPGRAGGPRGRPRPGRQTRTAAAASCVAPARRPPPLPRRVPVAAAAGEPIASEAEPADRRGPAGWTGSPSPLLPLPACRGAAGEAAGPRGCSSLRAVRAKAAEFCMRSKRFVF